The following are encoded in a window of Fusarium falciforme chromosome 11, complete sequence genomic DNA:
- a CDS encoding Putative serine racemase translates to MANLETCPPLTRGAVLEAHKLIETHIHRTPVIASKTLNKMASTPRESASINGSSPAKPVVRLHFKCENMQRMGAFKARGAFHAIERLLQEPGWIENGEKEKGVVGFSSGNHAQALALAATDKGIKSYIVMPGTTWPNKIAATKGYGAEFIFSGPQFEDREVVAAKVVNDTGARLVPPHNHPDIILGQATAGLEFQQQVKDLDAILSPCSGGGLLSGTALSCEDTILAQESQRSAPELSLMG, encoded by the exons ATGGCCAATCTGGAGACATGTCCCCCTTTGACCAGAGGCGCAGTCCTCGAGGCGCACAAGCTTATCGAAACCCACATCCATCGAACCCCAGTCATCGCAAGCAAGACCCTGAACAAGATGGCATCTACACCAAGGGAATCTGCTTCGATTAACGGTTCTAGCCCCGCAAAGCCTGTCGTCAGACTCCATTTCAAGTGCGAGAATATGCAGCGCATGGGTGCCTTCAAGGCCCGAGGTGCTTTCCACGCTATAGAAAGACTTCTGCAAGAGCCAGGGTGGATAGAGAATggcgaaaaagaaaagggcgTTGTAGGATTCAGTTCTG GCAACCACGCTCAAGCATTAGCTCTCGCTGCGACCGACAAAGGCATCAAATCTTACATTGTTATGCCCGGCACCACATGGCCGAACAAGATTGCAGCCACCAAGGGATACGGCGCAGAGTTCATCTTCTCTGGCCCTCAATTTGAAGATCGAGAGGTGGTCGCGGCTAAAGTCGTGAATGACACTGGCGCCCGCCTTGTGCCGCCTCATAACCATCCGGATATCATCCTCGGCCAGGCAACGGCAGGTCTCGAGTTTCAACAGCAGGTCAAGGACCTTGATGCCATTCTTTCCCCTTGCAGCGGCGGAGGTCTGCTTTCTGGCACTGCTCTTAGCTGCGAGGATACTATTCTGGCACAAGAATCACAGAGGTCAGCACCAGAACTATCGCTGATGGGTTGA
- a CDS encoding Zn(2)-C6 fungal-type domain-containing protein, whose translation MVSSFRLIQPAVQQPLPAGAIGESGHTKASSVKLGKRIHSVAQACRNCRQNKVKCDGRRPQCGTCTSRLRSCRYESKASMPRRAALKTRLEALEKLFSTLQAKPTKDANLLLQQIRSSDDIDALLDLEDETSPPSLNGSINTSSGVSSLSSPTAGTISEEQSVRSSPSLGQNTNPCSLQESDVSDEAAQKSNLSTTAPTQKELSIDVSRSLVSLVIPSAITTQAAVDSFFSSSGRLFHVFSREQILRYHKDVFVNDGCTMANQKTAICCLAAVAAVGVQYNGDDFDVGTDGVFYDVARHFFENLVEEQPLDAIKACTMLAMYNIMNKATVSLAYLDIGLSMSKRHSLNDKLYHHPSLSPEEWADYRRAWRSLIWLSSTLGYIKGGDISFRELVPLVEVEGDHSSEVSHIVQIEMTKISLLNAEILRMHLSSEEMACQAMDSINKDLQDWHDLLPSEMHLPNLCRQDLPVEARRSILATHLLYLGTRMLLYRRIASQFVWPSPTRESNAARESYEDNLLSHADQAITAAKQSSRILGLLQAEKGIFKKCWLIIFQSYTSCVVLLHCVAQKQIHHFPRSSWEDDLKQARMCLDVLSFCSTLDSVALKFRDCVVPIHDKLTSYIFPLSSADAPQSPSSLGYMLKIPTTADPDRVSLSLKLLTILCQPFSTINSKDGPGDSPSKLWPAIPRQSKNLQPDKEMNWRVDSSPPFQWNPQNFGIGASVFLEGDNRFMGSDQPSGWTGVGDEDVLEELYLRVS comes from the exons ATGGTTTCCTCGTTCCGTTTGATCCAACCAGCTGTGCAGCAGCCATTGCCTGCCGGTGCTATTGGGGAATCTGGTCATACCAAAGCTTCTTCTGTGAAGCTCGGCAAGAGAATCCACAGCGTCGCGCAGGCCTGTCGGAACTGTCGTCAGAACAAAGTCAAG TGTGATGGACGTCGACCGCAGTGCGGCACCTGTACTTCCAGGCTACGTTCCTGTCGCTACGAATCCAAGGCGAGCATGCCGAGAAGAGCAGCACTGAAGACCCGCCTTGAAGCATTAGAGAAGCTGTTCTCTACTTTACAGGCCAAACCTACCAAGGATGCGAACCTGTTGCTGCAGCAAATTCGCTCTAGCGACGACATAGACGCCTTGCTTgacctcgaggatgagacATCACCACCTAGCCTCAATggctccatcaacaccagctCAGGTGTCAGCAGTCTCTCAAGTCCCACAGCCGGCACTATATCTGAAGAGCAGTCGGTCAGATCCTCCCCTTCTCTTGGCCAGAACACAAACCCCTGTTCTCTCCAGGAGTCGGATGTCAGTGACGAAGCCGCTCAAAAATCCAATCTTTCCACCACCGCCCCGACACAAAAGGAACTGTCAATAGATGTGTCTAGGTCCTTGGTTTCACTAGTCATACCAAGCGCCATCACTACGCAAGCAGCGGTTGACAGTTTTTTCAGTTCCAGTGGCCGACTATTTCACGTTTTCTCCCGTGAGCAGATCTTACGTTACCACAAGGATGTCTTTGTGAATGATGGCTGTACTATGGCAAATCAGAAGACGGCCATTTGTTGTCTTGCTGCAGTCGCGGCTGTCGGGGTTCAGTATAACGGTGACGACTTCGACGTTGGTACGGACGGCGTATTTTACGACGTGGCAAGGCACTTCTTTGAGAATCTGGTGGAGGAGCAACCACTCGACGCAATCAAGGCCTGCACGATGCTAGCCATGTACAACATTATGAATAAAGCGACCGTGTCACTCGCTTACCTTG ATATTGGTCTAAGCATGTCCAAGAGGCATAGCCTCAACGACAAGTTGTATCATCATCCCAGCCTCTCTCCAGAGGAATGGGCCGACTACCGAAGAGCATGGAGATCTCTGAT CTGGCTGTCTTCCACTCTCGGATACATCAAAGGTGGTGACATCTCTTTCCGGGAACTGGTTCCG TTAGTGGAAGTAGAAGGCGACCACTCATCTGAAGTTAGCCACA TTGTCCAAATAGAGATGACCAAGATCTCTCTTCTGAACGCCGAAATTCTACGGATGCATCTTTCATCTGAAGAAATGGCCTGCCAAGCAATGGATTCTATCAACAAAGACCTTCAGGACTGGCACGATCTGCTTCCCAGTGAGATGCATCTCCCCAACCTCTGCCGCCAAGATCTTCCTGTCGAAGCTCGGCGGTCCATCTTGGCTACCCATCTCCTCTATCTCGGCACTCGTATGTTGCTGTATCGCCGCATCGCCTCACAATTTGTTTGGCCTTCTCCCACCCGTGAGAGCAACGCTGCGAGGGAGTCGTATGAGGACAATCTTCTCAGCCACGCAGATCAAGCTATTACAGCCGCGAAACAGTCGTCACGTATTCTGGGATTATTGCAAGCGGAAAAGGGAATCTTTAAAAAGTGTTGGCTTATTAT TTTCCAGTCATACACCTCCTGCGTTGTCCTTCTGCATTGTGTTGCCCAGAAGCAGATACACCACTTTCCTCGGTCCTCGTGGGAAGATGACCTCAAACAGGCTCGCATGTGCCTCGATGTGCTCTCTTTCTGCAGCACTCTTGACTCGGTGGCACTCAAATTTCGAGATTGCGTGGTCCCTATCCACGACAAGCTCACGTCGTACATCTTCCCTCTGTCAAGTGCCGACGCACCCCAGAGCCCGTCGTCTCTCGGTTACATGCTTAAAATTCCGACAACTGCTGATCCCGATCGTGTCAGTCTGTCCTTGAAACTCCTAACAATACTGTGCCAGCCATTCAGCACCATCAATAGCAAGGATGGTCCGGGTGACAGTCCAAGCAAGCTGTGGCCGGCAATTCCAAGGCAGTCAAAGAATCTGCAGCCAGACAAAGAAATGAACTGGAGGGTTGATAGCTCCCCTCCATTTCAGTGGAACCCTCAGAATTTTGGTATTGGCGCATCGGTATTTTTAGAGGGCGATAATCGGTTCATGGGGAGTGATCAGCCGAGCGGATGGACTGGAGTCGGAGACGAGGATGTGTTGGAAGAGCTGTACCTAAGGGTTAGTTGA
- a CDS encoding Ppx-GppA domain-containing protein has product MDSSDSDSDFEVVDDLSSLYLSDVEPGDEPQVGNRSYLRGVVDMGSNGIRFSVTDLSPPLSRILPTVHVYRVAISLYDAQFDPETGHKIPIPQDVIGETVAALNRFKLVCADLGVPRANIHIVATEATRAALNSAEFIKEITSATGLTVDMLHKEDEGRVGALGVASGFSDIRGLMMDLGGGSTQITWIISQAGNVRISDKGSISFPYGAAALSRTLEDLKRGKSKEEAAKALAKLRQEMINKFQDAYKSIAVPESLVEEAKANGGFPLYLSGGGFRGWGYLLLYMSQVGKHPHPISIINGFTVSRERFENTKAMEEVARTAHSVFRVSDRRRKQVPAVAFLVNVLSHAIPHGIRVAHFCQGGVREGLLFRELEPSIRAQDPLEVTTQRFAPESVQAIYNLLMFSCPAPSKGGTRRFPDAISAHVIQAFANLLYVHTIMDKELASTAAMYSTSAGLLASTRGVSHEDRARLALMLESRYMGELPPREAQFKEALRRVITPEEVWWAGYLGRVGYLISRLYPSGKIDESKPRVILSSEWAWDLGRKKQREGVKLTISVQKVKHDPAKLKKALRDHVKIVEKVGKKKNWIGGPNGWGMKVKLVVVEEDIMT; this is encoded by the exons ATGGATTCTTCTGACTCCGACTCCGACTTCGAAGTTGTTGACGACTTGAGCTCGCTTTACCTCTCTGATGTTGAACCTGGAGATGAGCCTCAAGTGGGCAATCGCTCCTATTTAAGGGGTGTAGTTGATATGGGAAG CAACGGGATCCGCTTCTCAGTCACAGACCTAtcccctcccctctctcGCATTCTGCCGACAGTCCATGTTTATCGTGTCGCCATATCACTCTACGACGCACAGTTTGACCCAGAGACTGGGCACAAGATCCCCATCCCCCAAGATGTCATCGGCGAAACCGTGGCCGCCCTGAATCGTTTCAAGCTTGTCTGTGCCGATCTCGGTGTTCCCCGAGCAAACATCCACATTGTCGCCACTGAAGCAACTCGCGCTGCCCTTAACTCTGCTGAGTTTATCAAAGAAATCACCTCAGCTACCGGCCTCACTGTCGATATGCTCCACAAAGAGGACGAAGGACGGGTCGGCGCCTTAGGCGTCGCGAGCGGCTTCTCCGACATTCGAGGACTCATGATGGACCTTGGAGGCGGCAGCACTCAGATTACCTGGATCATATCCCAAGCCGGAAATGTCCGGATCAGTGACAAAGGGTCAATCAGTTTTCCATACGGGGCGGCCGCCTTGAGCAGGACTCTTGAGGATCTGAAACGGGGTAAATCGAAGGAAGAGGCAGCGAAGGCACTGGCAAAGTTGCGCCAGGAGATGATCAACAAATTCCAAGACGCTTATAAATCGATCGCGGTCCCTGAGAGTCTAGTAgaggaagccaaggcaaATGGCGGATTCCCGCTCTATCTCTCTGGAGGGGGGTTCAGGGGTTGGGGCTATCTGCTGCTGTACATGAGTCAGGTCGGCAAGCATCCCCATCCAATATCCATTATCAATGGTTTCACTGTTAGCAGGGAGAGGTTTGAGAACACAAAGGCTATGGAGGAGGTTGCTCGGACCGCACATTCCGTGTTTCGGGTTTCTGATCGGCGGAGGAAGCAAGTCCCTGCTGTTGCGTTTCTGGTCAACGTCCTATCCCACGCCATTCCGCATGGAATCCGAGTTGCGCACTTCTGTCAAGGAGGCGTACGAGAAGGTCTGCTCTTTAGGGAGCTTGAGCCAAGCATTCGGGCACAGGACCCGCTCGAGGTCACAACGCAGCGCTTCGCACCCGAGTCAGTCCAGGCCATATACAACCTTCTCATGTTCTCTTGTCCCGCACCTTCAAAGGGCGGTACTCGCAGATTCCCCGATGCCATCAGTGCGCACGTCATCCAGGCATTCGCCAATCTTCTGTATGTCCACACCATCATGGACAAAGAGCTGGCCTCAACGGCAGCCATGTACAGCACGAGCGCCGGACTGCTCGCTTCCACCCGTGGAGTTTCCCACGAGGACAGGGCTAGGCTTGCCTTGATGCTGGAGTCTCGGTATATGGGTGAGCTTCCCCCCCGCGAGGCTCAGTTCAAGGAGGCACTCCGTCGTGTCATCACACCAGAGGAAGTTTGGTGGGCTGGATACCTTGGCAGAGTCGGATACCTGATCAGCCGCCTCTATCCGTCGGGCAAAATTGATGAGAGCAAGCCTCGAGTCATTCTTTCATCTGAATGGGCTTGGGATCTAGGACGCAAGAAGCAGAGGGAAGGAGTGAAGTTGACAATCTCTGTGCAGAAGGTCAAACATGACCCTGCCAAATTGAAGAAAGCATTGAGGGACCACGTAAAGATAGTGGAGAAGGTcggaaaaaagaagaattgGATTGGAGGACCGAATGGATGGGGAATGAAGGTAAAACTTGTGGTTGTGGAAGAGGATATTATGACTTGA